A genomic window from Candidatus Bathyarchaeota archaeon includes:
- a CDS encoding DUF4443 domain-containing protein, producing MKLLHTIEKITEKIAPGPSPSFNEAHVVKVLEIIGDEKNVGRIKLSKELGLGEGATRTLLKRLKKEGLTKSSRSGISFTETGKNLFDELQNKLSKGIDVPKSPLTLGACNIAVLVRNSANSIGSGMEQRDTAIMCGATGATTLVFSNNKLTLPKGEENISEKMPQLHNKLITQLEPKENDVIIVGCGKNKDLAEIGAKMAAIKLLKNNN from the coding sequence TTGAAACTACTGCACACGATTGAAAAGATTACAGAAAAAATTGCCCCTGGACCTTCTCCATCATTTAACGAAGCCCACGTAGTTAAAGTGCTAGAAATAATCGGTGACGAAAAAAACGTCGGAAGAATAAAACTTTCCAAAGAACTTGGACTAGGAGAAGGCGCAACAAGAACCCTCTTAAAACGCCTGAAAAAAGAAGGACTAACCAAAAGCTCACGAAGCGGAATCTCATTCACAGAAACAGGAAAAAACCTGTTTGACGAATTGCAAAACAAGCTCAGCAAAGGAATCGACGTTCCAAAAAGTCCTTTAACCTTAGGTGCATGCAACATTGCGGTTCTTGTTCGAAACTCAGCCAACTCAATAGGAAGCGGCATGGAACAACGAGACACCGCAATCATGTGCGGCGCAACAGGAGCAACTACTCTAGTTTTTTCTAACAACAAACTAACATTGCCCAAAGGAGAAGAAAACATCTCCGAAAAAATGCCACAACTACATAACAAATTGATTACACAACTCGAACCAAAAGAAAACGACGTAATCATCGTAGGCTGCGGAAAAAACAAAGACCTCGCAGAGATCGGAGCAAAAATGGCAGCAATAAAGCTACTCAAAAACAACAACTAA
- a CDS encoding adenylate kinase family protein produces the protein MLLSFLGINTKNITITLETLYLTTIRRAEQIKTAVLVTGTPGVGKTTTSKLLASKLNAEYLSVTDLVKSKNLVDAVDEQRDTLVADTVKVSEQIKQILEKAEDYIVIEGHYVVDVVPVQQVKIVFVLRKDPIKLKLVLEQRGYSENKVWENLSSEVLDVCLWDSVSVSGANKVCEIDVSNLTVEEVVNEMLQVLENKEQCRIGTVDWLSKLDAEGKLAEFMQHF, from the coding sequence ATGCTCTTAAGCTTTTTAGGAATAAACACAAAAAACATAACTATAACCCTAGAAACTTTGTATTTAACCACCATTAGGAGAGCAGAACAAATTAAAACTGCAGTTTTGGTAACCGGAACTCCGGGTGTAGGAAAAACAACAACTTCCAAGTTGTTAGCTTCTAAACTGAATGCCGAGTATTTGAGTGTAACCGACCTTGTTAAATCTAAAAATTTGGTTGACGCCGTAGATGAGCAGCGAGATACCTTGGTTGCTGACACCGTTAAAGTTTCAGAGCAAATAAAACAAATTTTGGAAAAAGCGGAGGACTACATAGTAATTGAGGGGCATTATGTTGTTGATGTTGTTCCTGTTCAGCAGGTGAAAATTGTTTTTGTTCTTAGAAAAGATCCAATTAAACTAAAACTAGTTTTAGAGCAACGGGGTTATTCTGAAAATAAAGTTTGGGAGAATTTGTCTTCTGAGGTTTTGGATGTTTGTTTATGGGATTCTGTTTCTGTTTCTGGCGCAAACAAAGTTTGTGAAATTGACGTCTCTAACCTTACTGTAGAAGAAGTGGTTAACGAGATGCTTCAGGTTTTAGAAAACAAGGAACAATGCAGAATAGGAACTGTGGATTGGTTATCTAAACTAGACGCTGAAGGAAAACTTGCTGAGTTTATGCAACATTTTTAG
- a CDS encoding restriction endonuclease — translation MSRLSLTELAQKYFRQNGYKTEQDAIIEGNSGSTHKFDLIIKRGKEKRSVWIKDWNRTVGVNMIINIDNASEDIGYPKPIIISEKFSGHAKAYANRRSITLLSKQQILRLLG, via the coding sequence ATGAGTCGACTGTCACTAACAGAGCTTGCCCAAAAATATTTCAGGCAAAACGGATACAAAACAGAACAAGACGCCATCATAGAAGGCAATTCAGGCAGTACCCACAAATTTGATTTAATTATTAAACGAGGAAAAGAAAAACGGTCAGTTTGGATCAAAGATTGGAACCGCACCGTCGGAGTAAACATGATAATAAACATCGATAACGCCTCAGAAGACATTGGATATCCGAAACCAATTATAATTTCAGAAAAATTCAGCGGTCACGCCAAAGCATATGCTAACCGCCGTAGCATAACTTTGCTGTCTAAACAACAAATTTTACGGTTACTAGGATAA
- a CDS encoding DUF1922 domain-containing protein, whose product MYIVLVCYNCGHYLLAKKFQKTKLCPYCSSRLNLSKTKKVVQAKTAQEASLYIRNLKIKKNR is encoded by the coding sequence ATGTACATAGTGCTAGTTTGTTACAATTGCGGTCACTATCTGTTAGCGAAAAAATTCCAAAAAACCAAATTATGCCCTTACTGTTCCAGCCGGCTTAACCTTAGCAAAACAAAAAAAGTTGTGCAAGCAAAAACCGCCCAAGAAGCTTCTTTGTACATTCGGAATCTGAAAATCAAAAAGAATCGTTGA